In the genome of Phlebotomus papatasi isolate M1 chromosome 2, Ppap_2.1, whole genome shotgun sequence, one region contains:
- the LOC129801574 gene encoding inhibitor of growth protein 4-like isoform X2, which translates to MSSALYLEHYLDGLEHLPNELQRNFNLMRDLDYRAQTIMQTIDEKSNEVLNSIAHSDSTTETSRRETIKQIQELFNKAKEFGDDKVQLAIQTYELVDKHIRRLDSDLARFEGEIQDKSSVSRGKYDDISKKKRKGNDAKSLGKKKRPHSSEDEAKWNNTNASPHVTKHKKQKKNADAEERIGDLEGHGTPHPSDVLDMPVDPNEPTYCLCHQVSYGEMIGCDNPDCPIEWFHFACVGLTIKPKGKWFCPKCFQDRKKK; encoded by the exons aTGTCTTCAGCACTCTACCTTGAGCATTACCTTGATG GCTTGGAACATCTGCCAAATGAACTccagagaaacttcaatttaatGCGTGATTTGGATTATCGTGCTCAAACCATCATGCAGACAATTGACGAAAAGTCAAATGAGGTCCTTAACAGCATTGCTCACTCCGATTCCACAACAGAAACTTCAAGGCGGGAGACGATAAAACAAATCCAAGAACTCTTCAACAAAGCCAAAGAATTTGGAGATGACAAGGTCCAGCTAGCCATCCAGACTTACGAACTTGTGGACAAACACATCCGGCGATTGGACTCGGACTTGGCAAGGTTTGAGGGTGAAATCCAGGATAAGAGCAGCGTTAGTCGCGGAAAATACGACGATATTTCTAAAA aGAAACGGAAAGGTAATGATGCAAAATCACTGGGTAAGAAGAAGAGGCCTCACTCCTCTGAGGATGAGGCCAAGTGGAACAATACAAATGCCAGTCCACATGTTACTAAACACAAGAAACAAAAG AAAAATGCGGACGCTGAGGAAAGAATTGGGGACCTGGAGGGTCATGGTACTCCTCATCCTAGTGATGTACTAGACATGCCTGTAGATCCTAATGAGCCTACATACTGCCTGTGCCATCAGGTGTCATATGGCGAGATGATTGGATGTGACAATCCCGATTGCCCCATTGAATGGTTCCATTTTGCATGCGTTGGTCTGACCATTAAACCCAAAGGAAAGTGGTTCTGTCCCAAATGTTTTCAAGATcgcaagaaaaaataa
- the LOC129801574 gene encoding inhibitor of growth protein 4-like isoform X1 produces the protein MSSALYLEHYLDGLEHLPNELQRNFNLMRDLDYRAQTIMQTIDEKSNEVLNSIAHSDSTTETSRRETIKQIQELFNKAKEFGDDKVQLAIQTYELVDKHIRRLDSDLARFEGEIQDKSSVSRGKYDDISKKKRKGNDAKSLGKKKRPHSSEDEAKWNNTNASPHVTKHKKQKVIQEKDNRKGHKKNADAEERIGDLEGHGTPHPSDVLDMPVDPNEPTYCLCHQVSYGEMIGCDNPDCPIEWFHFACVGLTIKPKGKWFCPKCFQDRKKK, from the exons aTGTCTTCAGCACTCTACCTTGAGCATTACCTTGATG GCTTGGAACATCTGCCAAATGAACTccagagaaacttcaatttaatGCGTGATTTGGATTATCGTGCTCAAACCATCATGCAGACAATTGACGAAAAGTCAAATGAGGTCCTTAACAGCATTGCTCACTCCGATTCCACAACAGAAACTTCAAGGCGGGAGACGATAAAACAAATCCAAGAACTCTTCAACAAAGCCAAAGAATTTGGAGATGACAAGGTCCAGCTAGCCATCCAGACTTACGAACTTGTGGACAAACACATCCGGCGATTGGACTCGGACTTGGCAAGGTTTGAGGGTGAAATCCAGGATAAGAGCAGCGTTAGTCGCGGAAAATACGACGATATTTCTAAAA aGAAACGGAAAGGTAATGATGCAAAATCACTGGGTAAGAAGAAGAGGCCTCACTCCTCTGAGGATGAGGCCAAGTGGAACAATACAAATGCCAGTCCACATGTTACTAAACACAAGAAACAAAAGGTAATTCAGGAAAAAGATAATCGCAAAGGTCACAAG AAAAATGCGGACGCTGAGGAAAGAATTGGGGACCTGGAGGGTCATGGTACTCCTCATCCTAGTGATGTACTAGACATGCCTGTAGATCCTAATGAGCCTACATACTGCCTGTGCCATCAGGTGTCATATGGCGAGATGATTGGATGTGACAATCCCGATTGCCCCATTGAATGGTTCCATTTTGCATGCGTTGGTCTGACCATTAAACCCAAAGGAAAGTGGTTCTGTCCCAAATGTTTTCAAGATcgcaagaaaaaataa